Proteins from one Impatiens glandulifera chromosome 2, dImpGla2.1, whole genome shotgun sequence genomic window:
- the LOC124926205 gene encoding GDSL esterase/lipase At4g10955-like, translating to MPSDREIFGLSGPVHLTALDWKNPIHRRSVAASLVQGVYIQERDRQQSRLGPESLAPPWWEFFHFQLNHILLDESDLSIFGAIYESKLWNPHHNYPGQSPPKYVIAFRGTITKKHTRMQDLKLDLHLLADKLQHTPRFKLAMATIQDMIKNVGAANFWVTGHSLGSAIGLLAGKNIVRKGLGFIESYLFNPPFVSAPIGKIKNEKLNHAVRLATSFVTAGVSAAVHGGGGEGEMGFECLSEWIPYLFVNSYDPICMEYVGYFEHRVKMEEAGAGAGRIGRLATQNSIIGSLIGGGRRRREDGETAHLLPSAFVTVNLSNSPDLKTAHGIHQWWNPHIQIESKLYKFLVPN from the exons ATGCCCTCAGATAGGGAGATTTTCGGTCTCTCAGGACCGGTCCATCTTACCGCTCTTGATTG GAAAAACCCAATTCACCGGAGATCTGTTGCAGCCAGTCTAGTTCAGGGAGTCTACATCCAAGAACGTGACCGCCAACAGAGCCGCCTTGGGCCTGAATCCCTGGCACCCCCTTGGTGGGAATTCTTCCATTTTCAGCTCAACCACATACTGCTTGACGAATCAGATCTCTCCATTTTCGGTGCCATATACGAATCCAAGTTATGGAACCCACATCACAATTATCCCGGCCAGAGCCCTCCAAAATATGTCATTGCCTTTCGTGGAACAATCACAAAAAAACACACCAGAATGCAGGATCTAAAGCTCGACCTACATTTACTCGCCGATAAACTTCAACATACCCCCCGCTTCAAGCTAGCAATGGCAACCATTCAAGACATGATCAAGAATGTCGGCGCAGCCAATTTTTGGGTAACGGGTCATTCTCTAGGATCGGCAATCGGACTTCTGGCCGGGAAAAACATAGTGAGGAAGGGTTTGGGGTTTATCGAGAGTTACTTGTTCAATCCGCCTTTTGTCTCGGCTCCAATAGGGAAGATCAAGAACGAAAAGCTTAACCACGCCGTACGGTTGGCAACGAGCTTCGTGACGGCGGGTGTATCCGCGGCGGTAcacggcggcggcggcgagGGTGAAATGGGATTCGAGTGTTTGTCGGAGTGGATTCCTTATTTGTTTGTGAATTCGTATGATCCGATTTGTATGGAGTATGTTGGGTATTTCGAACATAGAGTGAAGATGGAAGAAGCCGGTGCCGGTGCCGGAAGGATAGGACGGTTGGCGACGCAGAACTCGATAATAGGGAGTTTGAttggaggaggaagaagaaggcggGAAGATGGGGAAACTGCGCATCTTCTTCCATCGGCATTTGTGACAGTGAATTTGAGCAATTCGCCGGACTTGAAAACGGCTCATGGGATTCATCAATGGTGGAATCCGCATATTCAGATCGAGTCTAAGCTCTATAAGTTTCTGGTTCCTAATTAA
- the LOC124926397 gene encoding protein NRT1/ PTR FAMILY 1.2-like encodes MITYLMNVYHLEMISSSNILYCWSATNGLFPVIGAYFSDSFVGRYRMIAYGCILSFLGTVILWLTTMIPQARPTPCVDSSNNNSCISPTIFQLMFLCSSFLLMSIGAGGIRSASMAFGADQLQDDAQSLNRTGAMETYINWYSATSALSVVIAMTFVVYIQDNLGWKIGFGVPLVLMFLAALSFFLASSLYVKSKPNSSLITGFVQVMVASFKKRNLLFPSNENDLLYHHDMNSVLAVPSEKIRFLNKSCMIEDPNEDLSPNGSASNPWTLCTVDQVEALKKLIMLIPLWSTGILLAVNFSQPSFPVLQAGSMDRRITRNFQIPAASFSIFMIISLVAWVLLYDRILIPVASYILGRPARLSPVTRMGLGIFISFLSMVVAAYVESVRRSVAIKEGLVDNPKGMVPMSAFWLVPHSVLMGVAEALNMVAQMELYMCVLPKGMTSIAANLSAISMGLGGVLASLIMNSIDGITKGGGNESWVSSNINKGHYDYFYWVLTGLSLVNVFYFMVCSRHYYASTRNN; translated from the exons ATGATAACCTACTTGATGAATGTATACCATTTGGAGATGATTTCTAGCTCCAATATTCTCTATTGTTGGTCCGCCACTAACGGTTTATTCCCCGTAATCGGAGCGTACTTCTCCGATTCCTTTGTTGGCCGTTACCGGATGATCGCCTATGGCTGCATTCTCAGCTTCTTG GGAACAGTAATTTTGTGGCTGACGACTATGATTCCACAAGCAAGGCCTACTCCATGTGTAGATTCATCCAACAACAACTCATGTATCTCCCCAACAATCTTTCAACTCATGTTTTTGTGCTCTTCGTTCTTGCTCATGTCCATTGGAGCTGGGGGTATCCGGTCGGCTTCAATGGCCTTCGGCGCAGATCAGCTCCAAGATGATGCACAGAGCTTGAACAGAACAGGTGCCATGGAGACGTACATAAACTGGTACAGTGCTACCTCTGCATTGTCAGTTGTGATTGCGATGACATTTGTTGTGTATATTCAAGATAACTTGGGCTGGAAAATTGGATTTGGAGTTCCTTTAGTGCTCATGTTCTTGGCAGCCCTTTCTTTCTTCTTGGCCTCCTCTTTGTATGTGAAATCAAAGCCGAATTCCAGCTTGATCACAGGGTTTGTTCAAGTGATGGTAGCTTCTTTCAAGAAGAGAAATCTTTTGTTTCCATCAAATGAAAATGATTTGTTGTATCACCACGATATGAATTCTGTACTAGCCGTTCCTAGTGAGAAAATAAG GTTTTTGAACAAGTCTTGTATGATTGAAGATCCAAATGAGGACCTTAGTCCAAACGGAAGTGCATCAAATCCATGGACCCTTTGCACTGTGGATCAAGTGGAAGCCTTGAAGAAACTAATCATGTTAATCCCACTTTGGTCCACAGGGATCCTACTGGCTGTAAATTTCAGCCAACCATCATTCCCAGTCTTGCAAGCCGGTTCAATGGACAGACGCATCACACGAAATTTTCAAATACCAGCCGCATCCTTCTCTATATTCATGATCATTTCCTTGGTGGCTTGGGTATTGCTATACGACCGCATTCTCATTCCAGTCGCATCTTATATTCTTGGAAGGCCTGCACGGTTGAGCCCCGTCACTAGGATGGGACTAGGGATATTCATTTCATTCTTATCCATGGTTGTGGCAGCTTACGTGGAGAGTGTGAGGCGATCTGTTGCAATAAAAGAAGGGCTTGTGGATAATCCGAAAGGTATGGTTCCAATGTCCGCGTTTTGGCTAGTGCCTCATAGCGTGTTGATGGGTGTGGCGGAGGCACTCAATATGGTGGCTCAGATGGAGCTGTATATGTGTGTGTTGCCTAAAGGTATGACTAGCATTGCGGCTAATCTTTCAGCCATTTCCATGGGTTTAGGTGGAGTATTAGCTAGCCTTATAATGAATAGCATTGATGGGATTACCAAAGGAGGAGGAAATGAGAGTTGGGTCTCTAGTAATATTAACAAAGGTCACTATGATTACTTTTATTGGGTTCTTACTGGCCTTAGTTTGGTTaatgttttctattttatgGTTTGTAGTAGGCATTACTATGCCTCTACAAGAAATAATTGA